A single Endozoicomonas sp. NE40 DNA region contains:
- a CDS encoding type II secretion system protein M has product MSQRAMNQLNQLQQQAKEYWHGISARERQLITIAAPLLLVWIVWMGIVQPVLDKHEQAQQEVLNHQQMLNRVKSTATEILRLQAKGAVITERPNGPLDQLINRSASDHGLRVTGVRTQQNRLQVSLANAPFDQLMGWLVELEQGSSVVIEQLRIEQTRTPGIVSIERLELSEG; this is encoded by the coding sequence ATGAGTCAACGAGCCATGAATCAACTGAACCAACTGCAACAGCAGGCAAAAGAGTACTGGCACGGTATTTCAGCCCGGGAACGTCAGCTGATTACCATTGCAGCTCCCTTACTGCTGGTGTGGATTGTCTGGATGGGTATTGTTCAGCCAGTGCTGGACAAGCATGAGCAGGCACAGCAGGAAGTATTGAACCACCAGCAAATGCTGAACCGGGTAAAAAGCACTGCTACTGAAATTCTGCGTTTGCAGGCAAAAGGCGCGGTGATCACTGAACGTCCGAATGGTCCGCTGGATCAGTTAATCAATCGTAGCGCCAGTGATCATGGTTTGCGCGTGACGGGTGTGCGCACACAGCAAAACCGCCTGCAGGTGAGTCTGGCTAACGCCCCGTTTGACCAGCTGATGGGCTGGCTGGTTGAACTGGAACAGGGCAGCAGCGTGGTGATTGAGCAACTGCGTATAGAACAGACCCGAACACCGGGTATTGTCAGCATTGAACGTCTGGAGCTTAGTGAAGGATGA
- a CDS encoding type II secretion system protein N: MKIKKILGLSLTGLLAWAFFLLVNLPAAFVYQVAPVPGNVSASNISGTVWSGQAGEVTVNNVTLTSINWDIKPSALLRRALEADIKVGDLQSPVSAEATVRATTSEVSLTDTTVDVTAQWLQSQFPMPDFVIVDVLGNINLDVQTMNLTRQGCQSLDGLVALERSSLNSPFGDIRLGDAGARLNCEAGTLTASVNQSSSDISTEGQFTLRPNMSFNLAATLTPGEEMPNQLKQGLDFLGQSEGDDSYSLSFSGRL, encoded by the coding sequence ATGAAGATTAAAAAAATTCTTGGGTTAAGCCTCACTGGTCTGCTGGCCTGGGCGTTTTTTCTGCTGGTCAACCTGCCTGCAGCTTTTGTTTATCAGGTGGCTCCGGTACCAGGCAATGTCAGTGCCAGTAATATCAGTGGTACAGTCTGGTCCGGACAGGCTGGGGAAGTCACTGTGAACAACGTTACCCTGACGTCCATTAACTGGGATATCAAGCCATCAGCCCTCCTGAGACGGGCTCTTGAAGCGGATATCAAAGTGGGGGACCTGCAATCGCCGGTGTCGGCGGAAGCCACTGTCCGGGCAACCACCTCTGAAGTCAGCCTGACGGATACCACGGTTGATGTCACTGCACAGTGGTTACAGTCCCAGTTCCCAATGCCCGATTTTGTGATTGTGGATGTACTGGGCAACATCAATCTGGATGTTCAGACAATGAACCTTACCCGACAGGGTTGCCAGAGCCTTGATGGTCTGGTTGCTCTGGAACGCAGCAGCCTCAACAGCCCGTTTGGCGATATTCGTCTGGGCGATGCAGGTGCACGTCTGAACTGTGAAGCCGGCACTCTGACGGCTTCGGTTAATCAGTCTTCCAGCGACATCTCCACAGAAGGGCAGTTTACCCTGCGCCCGAATATGAGTTTTAACCTGGCTGCCACCCTGACTCCGGGTGAAGAAATGCCAAACCAGCTGAAACAGGGACTGGATTTTCTGGGCCAGTCTGAAGGCGACGACTCTTACTCTCTCAGCTTTTCTGGCAGACTGTGA
- a CDS encoding drug/metabolite transporter, translating into MTLTAFLLILVSSFLHALWNYRGKKFSPSPAAFMVTSFLVFSVASPILVWRHDILSVITPETWLLLALSSVCQGIYYTGLGIGYQKGDMSIMYPLSRAMPVLLVPPMVAMAGTGAALSNQAIVGMMLVVAGGLLLPLSSFQRDAIKRYQKHIVFWAFLAALGTAGYSVIDDHAMSLIRQELDIPGKPYWVAIIYIILQMGGTGLSLFLLVSCWPAQRRQVKGLLQDNTRLLFSLLFKNGLFIALTYILALSAMAFVDNVSYVVALRQASIPIGVLMGVFWLHESAPAPKCCGVVLLVLGLVMISF; encoded by the coding sequence ATGACATTAACTGCCTTCCTGCTCATACTCGTCTCTTCATTCCTGCATGCTCTCTGGAACTATCGGGGCAAAAAATTCTCGCCTTCCCCGGCAGCCTTTATGGTGACGTCTTTTCTTGTCTTTTCGGTGGCCTCTCCGATACTGGTGTGGCGACACGACATTTTGTCGGTCATCACTCCGGAAACCTGGCTGCTGCTGGCTCTTAGCTCTGTCTGTCAGGGAATCTATTATACCGGCCTGGGCATTGGCTACCAGAAAGGCGACATGTCCATCATGTACCCCCTTTCCCGGGCTATGCCAGTCTTGCTGGTTCCTCCTATGGTAGCAATGGCGGGAACCGGAGCTGCGTTGTCTAATCAGGCAATAGTCGGAATGATGCTGGTTGTCGCTGGCGGTTTATTGCTGCCACTCAGCAGTTTCCAGCGGGATGCAATTAAGCGCTACCAGAAGCATATCGTTTTCTGGGCATTCCTTGCGGCTCTGGGAACCGCAGGCTACTCCGTGATAGACGACCATGCTATGTCACTCATTCGACAGGAGCTGGATATACCTGGGAAACCTTACTGGGTTGCAATCATTTATATTATTCTGCAAATGGGAGGAACCGGGCTAAGCCTGTTCCTGCTGGTCAGTTGCTGGCCAGCACAAAGGCGACAGGTAAAAGGTCTGCTACAAGACAACACCCGGCTACTGTTCAGCCTACTGTTCAAGAATGGCCTGTTTATTGCCCTTACCTATATTCTTGCGCTGTCCGCTATGGCGTTTGTCGATAATGTGAGCTATGTCGTTGCGCTGCGCCAGGCCAGCATACCCATCGGTGTGTTGATGGGAGTTTTCTGGCTTCACGAAAGCGCCCCGGCACCAAAATGCTGTGGCGTCGTATTGTTGGTGCTCGGGTTGGTCATGATCAGTTTTTGA
- a CDS encoding endo-beta-N-acetylglucosaminidase — MKTRQRIASIWVCLLLNPFFIKASEISLMPVSPAWQIDDLAEWLPLTPYWLNDNRSFVPLKKRPLRFGRQTMIFHSQTTSGQLAQGVPYAQFSVFTNWQLADIFVYWAGSKQEGIVVPPPVYWIEQGHKNGVPVYGVVNLQPLKYGGEYSNLQKLLIKNEDNGTFPLADRLIAIAETLGFDGWFINQETEGGSSEYALRMAEFLRYFMERSPKHISLIWYDAMTKNGKINHQGVLNTLNHLFFWAINPSPGTGRMMIDYRWNEHSLLCDHHESYQWEDSYLFYGIDAHWEKYITPRFKSLASRHRNLALFASNWHFNNDALPSQNYETAQNYWRGTDGGDWPGVCSLVDSKPMIHSMPFSTDFNRGQGGSFYYHRGQPLEVLTASGYGWTQPQQQTPLPDTCGQKNRNARLDVKSVDITGFQGSGAIRLTPASSSESRIDLFSASYRLQGDEEIFLTYKHSNDGVYPIIELQLSYGLSKELYLPTCDKNWCTASLGLGELLGQMLQSVAVKIPAGFAPSVLDIGQLKLFKEATLMAEPPGVWISEQQTYNNRQQIRVSWKENSNADHYLLFTLDHNAQPEKFIGQTHHTSWVIDIPENISINRIGVLPVSIEGSQGIMGIIDI; from the coding sequence ATGAAAACAAGGCAAAGGATCGCTTCAATTTGGGTTTGTCTGCTGTTAAACCCGTTTTTCATAAAAGCATCTGAGATCAGCCTGATGCCGGTTTCTCCTGCCTGGCAGATAGACGATCTGGCTGAATGGTTGCCGCTCACTCCCTACTGGCTGAATGATAACCGCTCTTTCGTACCTCTGAAGAAGCGACCGCTCCGCTTTGGCCGTCAAACAATGATCTTTCATTCGCAAACTACTAGCGGGCAGCTGGCACAGGGAGTGCCGTATGCGCAGTTCAGTGTTTTTACAAACTGGCAGTTGGCAGATATTTTTGTGTACTGGGCAGGCTCTAAACAGGAAGGCATTGTTGTTCCTCCCCCGGTTTACTGGATTGAGCAGGGGCATAAGAACGGGGTGCCTGTTTATGGCGTAGTCAATTTGCAACCTTTGAAATATGGAGGTGAGTATTCGAACCTGCAGAAATTACTGATCAAAAATGAAGATAATGGAACATTTCCTCTTGCTGACCGGTTGATTGCTATAGCCGAGACACTCGGCTTCGACGGGTGGTTTATCAATCAGGAGACAGAAGGCGGGAGCAGTGAATATGCACTCAGGATGGCTGAGTTCCTGCGGTATTTTATGGAGCGTTCTCCGAAGCATATCAGTCTGATCTGGTACGATGCGATGACGAAAAATGGAAAGATTAACCATCAGGGAGTATTGAACACATTAAATCATCTGTTTTTCTGGGCTATTAACCCCTCTCCCGGAACGGGCAGGATGATGATTGACTATCGTTGGAACGAACATTCACTGTTATGCGATCATCACGAATCATACCAGTGGGAAGACTCTTATCTTTTTTATGGCATTGATGCTCATTGGGAAAAATATATAACGCCTCGTTTCAAGAGCCTGGCATCCAGACATCGAAACCTGGCACTATTCGCCAGCAACTGGCACTTTAACAACGATGCGCTACCGTCCCAAAACTACGAGACTGCTCAGAACTATTGGCGGGGAACAGATGGGGGAGACTGGCCTGGTGTCTGTTCGCTTGTTGATTCAAAACCGATGATTCACAGCATGCCGTTTTCGACTGACTTCAACAGGGGGCAGGGTGGCTCGTTTTATTACCACAGGGGGCAACCTCTCGAAGTGTTAACCGCTTCAGGTTATGGCTGGACTCAGCCTCAGCAGCAAACCCCCTTACCTGATACATGTGGTCAAAAAAATCGAAACGCCAGGCTGGATGTTAAAAGTGTAGATATAACAGGATTTCAAGGCAGTGGCGCTATTCGACTGACGCCAGCTTCCTCATCAGAAAGCAGGATAGATTTATTTTCGGCAAGCTACCGCTTGCAGGGAGATGAGGAAATATTTCTGACTTATAAGCACAGCAATGATGGCGTGTATCCAATAATAGAGCTTCAGCTGTCCTATGGACTGAGTAAGGAGCTTTATCTGCCCACATGTGATAAGAATTGGTGTACCGCATCTCTGGGGCTGGGAGAGCTGTTGGGACAAATGCTGCAGTCAGTAGCGGTGAAAATTCCTGCTGGTTTTGCGCCATCAGTTCTTGATATTGGTCAGCTTAAACTGTTTAAGGAGGCAACACTGATGGCAGAGCCTCCTGGCGTCTGGATTTCAGAGCAGCAAACATACAACAACAGGCAGCAGATCAGGGTGAGCTGGAAAGAGAACAGTAATGCTGATCACTATTTACTGTTTACACTTGACCACAATGCACAACCTGAAAAGTTTATCGGGCAAACTCATCACACCTCCTGGGTCATTGATATTCCGGAAAATATCAGCATAAATCGCATAGGTGTTTTGCCTGTCAGCATAGAAGGCAGCCAGGGGATAATGGGGATAATAGATATTTGA